The Anoxybacillus amylolyticus DNA segment ATTGCACCAACACAAGATAACATTAAACCAGACATCTTAAAAGTAGTCGATGAATGGAAACAAAAAATTATCAAAGGCGAAGTGAAAGTACCAACGACTCGCGACGAATACAAACAATTCGAAGCGAATTTGAAATAAAACAATCGAATAAAAAGGCTAGTGTATGCTAGCCTTTTTATTCGCCAAAAATCGTTAAATAAAAAGTTGCAAGCACTTGTAACTTTTTATTTGATGATTTCTAATAGCTCATTTAAGAGGAGTGAACTTGTTTGGAATACGTAATTGAAATGCTTAATATTCGGAAGGTATTCGGCAATTTCGTTGCAAACGACAACATTACACTCCAAGTGAAAAAGGGAGAAATTCACGCCTTACTTGGAGAAAATGGCGCCGGTAAATCCACGCTCATGAACGTATTGTTTGGTCTTTATCAACCGGACGGCGGCGAAATTCGTGTCAAAGGACAGCCGGTGAAAATCGCCAATCCGAACGTGGCCAATGACCTTGGCATCGGGATGGTACATCAACATTTTATGCTTGTCGATACGTTTACGGTTACAGAAAATATTATTTTAGGAAGTGAGCCGACAAAAGGTGGTACAATCGATATTAAGCGTGCGGAAGAACAAGTGCGCGAACTATCGGAACGTTACGGACTAGCAGTTGATCCAACAGCGAAAATTTCCGATATTTCCGTGGGAATGCAACAACGGGTAGAAATTTTAAAAACGCTTTACCGTGGGGCGGAAATTTTAATTTTTGACGAACCGACAGCTGTTTTAACACCACAAGAAATTCAAGAATTAATTCAAATTATGCGTGCGCTTGTTCGTGAAGGAAAATCGATTATTTTAATTACGCATAAGTTAAAAGAAATTATGGAGGTATGTGACCGCGTTACCGTTATTCGCCGAGGGAAAGGAATTGGGACGCTTAACGTTGCCGAAACGAACCCGAACGAGTTAGCCGCATTAATGGTTGGGCGTGAAGTGCATTTTAAGACAGAGAAGCAACCATCTCAACCGGGAAAAGAAGTGTTAGAGATTCGCGATTTAGTAGTGAAAGATGCGCGCGGGGTGACGGTTGTCGATCATTTAAATTTGACGGTGCGCGCTGGTGAAATTGTCGGGATTGCCGGTGTTGACGGCAACGGGCAGACAGAATTGGTGGAAGCGATTACAGGGTTAATCAAAGCAGAATCTGGCTCGGTGAAGTTAAATGGAAAAGACATTTTTAACTTATCGCCGCGAAAAATTACGGAAGCCGGAGTCGGTCATATTCCGCAAGACCGACATAAACACGGTCTTGTTCTTGACTTTCCAATTGGTGAAAATATGGTGCTACAAACGTACTATAAAGAACCGTACTCAAAACGAGGAATTTTAAACTTTAAAGCTATTTATGAAAAAGCGCGCCAGCTAATCGCTGAATTTGACGTGCGGACGCCAGATGAATATACGCAAGCGCGGGCGCTTTCTGGTGGGAACCAGCAAAAAGCGATTATCGGTCGCGAAGTCGATCGTAACCCAGATTTGCTCATTGCTGCACAGCCAACGCGCGGACTTGACGTCGGGGCGATCGAATTTATTCATAAACGGCTAATCGAACAACGCGACCAAGGAAAAGCCGTTCTTCTCGTTTCGTTTGAATTGGACGAAGTAATGAACGTAAGTGACCGAATTGCGGTTATTTACGAAGGAAAAATTGTGGCGATTGTTGATCCGAAAGAAACGACAGAACAAGAACTAGGGTTATTAATGGCAGGAAGTAAACGGAAGGAAGCAGGTGTTTCTTCATGAGTTCAAATCGTGTAACAAATTTTCTTGTTCCTGTATTTGCCGTATTGCTTGGCATGATTGCTGGTTCAATTGTAATGCTTGTCAGCGGCTACGATCCAATTGCTGGCTATTCTGCACTCGTATACGGAGCGTTTGGTGATAGCTACTATATCGGGGAGACGATTCGGCAAGCAACGCCATACATTCTTGCTGGACTAGCAGTGGCATTTGCGTTCCGTACCGGGTTGTTTAACATCGGTGTTGAAGGGCAACTAATTGTCGGTTGGCTTGCGGCTGTATGGGTTGGTGTTTCATTTGATCTACCGAAAATCATTCATTTGCCGTTAGCAATTTTAGCAGCTGCCGCAGCTGGGGCTTTATGGGCGTTTATTCCAGGATTTTTAAAAGCGCGGTTTAAAGTGCATGAAGTCATTATTACGATTATGATGAACTATATTGCTTTACACGTTACAAATGCAGTCATTCGTTCTGTATTATCGGACAAAGGATTTAAATCAGCAAAAATTCACGATTCCGCATCATTACAGTCAGAGTTTTTGCAATCCATTACAGATTATTCGACGTTGCATTACGGAATTATTGTTGCGCTTATCGGTGCGGTTGTTATGTGGTTTTTATTGGAAAAAACGACAAAAGGATATGAGTTGCGGGCAGTTGGGTTTAACCAACATGCTTCCCAATATGCAGGGATGAACGTGCCGAGCAACATCATTTTAGCAATGGTTATTTCTGGCGCGTTCGCCGGAGTTGCTGGTGCGATGGAAGGATTAGGTACATTCGGAAACATTTCTGTAAAAGCTGGTTTTACAGGTGTCGGTTTTGACGGAATCGCCGTTGCGCTACTTGGTAGTAACAACGCCTTCGGGATTATTTTATCCGCGTTTTTGTTTGGTGCGTTGAAAGTAGGGGCGCTTGAAATGCCGTCAAGTGCGGATGTACCGACAGAACTTGTCGATATTGTCATTGCGCTCATCATCTTCTTTGTTGCATCTAGTTATTTAATTCGTTTGTTACTATCTCGTTTTCAAAAGGAGGGAAAATAAGTGGGCGTTTATGAAGCTTTACAAATTATTGTTCCTTCGGCGATTTTCTTTGCTGCTCCACTTATTTTCACGGCGCTTGGCGGCGTATTTAGCGAACGTTCCGGCGTAGTTAACATTGGCTTAGAAGGGTTAATGGTCATTGGAGCGTTTACAAGCGTTGTGTTTAACTTAACGTTTGCCGACCGATTCGGTGAACTAACTCCTTGGTTGTCGCTTTTAGTTGCGATGGTAGTTGGTGCGATTTTTTCGCTTCTGCATGCTGTTGCATCTATTACGTTTCGTGCCGATCAAGTCGTCAGCGGTGTAGCCATTAACTTTTTAGCGATTGGACTTTCGCTTTTCTTAGTGAAAAAAATGTACGGAAAAGGGCAAACGGACCAAATTCAAGTCGGTTTTGATAAAATGGATATCCCTGTGTTAAGCCATATTCCGGTGATCGGTCCACTCTTTTTCGCAAACGGCTACATTCCATCATATATTGCGATTGCGTTAGCGTTCATTGTTTGGTACATTTTGTTCAAAACTCCGTTTGGTCTTCGTTTACGTGCCGTTGGGGAACATCCGATGGCGGCAGATACAATGGGGATTAATGTCACGAAAATGCGCTATATTGCGGTAATGATTAGCGGTGCGTTAGGCGGCATTGGTGGTGGCGTATATGCGACCATTATCTCACGCGATTTTAGCCATGCGACGATTTCCGGACACGGGTTTATGGCGCTTGCAGCGATGATTTTCGGGAAATGGCATCCACTTGGTGCGATGGGAGCTGCACTGTTTTTCGGAGTAGCTCAAAGCTTGAGTATCGTTGGTCAAGCGATTCCGTTCTTAAAAAATGTGCCAACTGTTTACTTACTAATTGCACCATATGTGCTAACAATTTTAGCACTGGCTGGATTCATCGGTCGTGCAGATGCGCCAAAAGCGCTCGGAACGCCATATGTGAAAGGGAAGCGGTAAAAAGAAAAAGAACTCGACATTTCGTCGGGTTCTTTTTTGCATTTTCTGCTCAGAAAACGGTATATTGATGATAAGGCAACGAAGAGTAGGAAATAGTAACATAAATAAAGGGAGGGATTTAGTTGATTCAAGAACATGTAACAACGATACAAGGAGTTCGCGTGCATTTATTACCGACCGATAAATATAAAACGACTACGTTGGTTTTGAAATTAAAAGCACCGCTCGCAAAAGAAACAGTGACGATGCGTGCACTTTTGCCGTACGTATGGCAAAGCGGAACGGCAAACTACCCGACGATGAAGGCGCTTCGTACGTATTTAGATGACTTATATGGGGCAACGTTAAACGTCGATTTAATGAAAAAAGGAGAACACCATGTGATGACGATTCGCCTAGATGTGGCGAATGAAAAATTTTTATCGGAACAGATGCCGCTGCTTCACGAAGCCATTTCATTATTAAGCGATATCGTTCTTCGCCCTGCATTAGAAAACGGGCGGTTCTTTTCACAAATTGTCGAACAAGAAAAGCGGGCGTTAAAGCAGCGCATTCAATCGGTATATGACGATAAAATGCGCTATGCGAACTTGCGCCTCGTCGAAGAAATGTGTCAAAATGAGCCGTATGCGCTGCATGTTCACGGTCGGCTAGAAGATATTGAGGCGATTACGCCAGAAAGTTTGTTTGCATACTATGAAAAAGTGTTACGAGAGGATGAAATTGATTTATACGTCATCGGCGATATCGAAGAAGTGCACACGTTAGAAATGATTCGTTCCCATTTTTCGTTTCCAAGCCGTTCGGCACAAACTGTCTCACTTGTCACTACACAACCAAAAACGGTCATCGATGTTCGGCAAGTGGTCGAAAAGCAAGACGTTAAGCAAGGCAAGCTAAACATTGGCTACCGTACGCACATTACGTATGAAGACGACGATTATTATGCACTTCAGCAATTTAACGGCATTTTCGGTGGGTTTTCCCACTCCAAGCTGTTTATTAACGTACGAGAAAAAGCGAGCCTTGCGTATTATGCCGCTTCTCGACTTGAAAGCCATAAAGGGTTATTAATGGTAATGACTGGTATCGAACCAACAAACTACGAAAAGGCGCTTCATATTATTCATGAACAGATGAAGGCGATGAAGCAAGGCGATTTTACAGATGAGGAAATGGCGCAGACGAAAGCCGTCATTCGCAATCAGTTGCTTGAAACGCTCGATACACCAAGAGGGCTTGTTGAAGTACTATACCATAACGTCATATCCGCTCGAAAGCGCCCAGTCGAGGAATGGCTTGCGAAAATCGAAGATGTATCACGAGAAGCCGTCATTCGCGTCGCAGAAAAAGTGGAACTTGATACGATTTATTTCCTCACTGGAATGGAGGGAAAATAATGGAGAAAATCGTTTATGACCAATTGCAAGAGCAATTGTATTATGAAAAAATGCCGAATGGACTCGATGTCTATTTGTTGCCAAAAAAAGCGTTTAACAAAACGTACGCCGTGTTTACGACAAAATACGGCTCGGTCGATAATCAATTCGTTCCGCGTGGGAAAACGGAGATGAAGCGCGTCCCGGACGGCATCGCCCATTTTCTTGAGCATAAGTTGTTTGAAAAAGAAGACGGAGATGTGTTTCACCAGTTTAGCAAACAAGGGGCATCAGCTAATGCGTTTACTTCATTTACGAGAACCGCGTACTTGTTTTCGAGTACGTCTGATGTCGAAAAAAATGTCGAAACGTTAATCGATTTCGTTCAATCCCCTTATTTTTCGGAACAAACGGTTGAAAAAGAAAAAGGGATTATTGGGCAAGAAATTCGCATGTACGATGACAACCCAGATTGGCGTCTTTATTTTGGGGTGATTGAAAGCCTTTATCATCATCACCCAGTGAAAATTGATATTGCAGGGACGGTTGAATCGATTGCGGACATTACGAAAGAATTGCTCTACGAATGTTATGAAACGTTTTATCACCCGAGCAATATGCTTCTATTTATTGTTGGACCAATCGACGAGCAAGCGATGATGGAACAAATTCGCCGCAATCAAGCGAAAAAAACGTTTCCATCTCCAGAGCCGATCCAACGATACGTATACGAAGAACCAAAAGAGGTAGCCACCCCACGTCGTGTCATTCCGATGCACGTACAAACGAGCAAATGTTTAGTGGGCATAAAAGCAAAGCACGTTGTTTCCAAAGGAAAAGAAAAGCTGACACATGAATTGGCAATGAACGTGTTGCTCGATTATTTGTTCGGAAAGAGCTCTTCGCATTATGAGCGGCTCTACCAAGCGGGGATTATTGACGAAACGTTTGCGTATGACTATACGGAAGAAGAGTCGTTCGGATTTGCAATTGTCGGCGGGGATACGAGCGACCCTGACCGCCTTTCCGAAGAACTGAAGCAAATGATTTTGTCGTTTGAACCATCTGCGTTGACAGCGGAAGCGTTAGAAAGAGTAAAAAAGAAAAAAATTGGGGCATTTTTACGCGCATTAAATTCTCCGGAATATATCGCAAACCAATTTACACGCTATGCATTTCACGAAACGAGTTTGTTTGAAGTTGCGAAAGTGTTACAATCGTTAACAGTCGATGATGTGAGAGAAGTGGTGGACGAATGTTTTCATGAATCACAGTTAGCCGTCTGTCAGATCGTTCCGAAAGCAAGCATGTGAGCATCCTTTTTGAAAGGATGCTTTTTTAGGGGGGGTAACGTGAAATATGCATTAATTACTGGTGCAAGTGGGGGAATCGGGATGAGTATTGCTCGACAGCTTGCACGAGACGGGTATGGGCTTTTTTTGCATTACTATCGAAACAAATTGCGTGTCGAATCGTTATGCGAGGAGCTAGGAGTATGGAGCACTGCTATTCGAGCAGATTTAGCAACACGAGACGGGGCAGAGCAACTTGTCGGGCAAATTGACCGTCCGCTTGATGCTATTGTTCATGTCAGTGGTAATAGTTATTATGGGCTTATTACCGATATGACCGATGAAGAGGTGCAGCGCATGGTGCAACTTCACCTTACTTCTCCGGTACTTATCACGAAAAAATTGCTTCCGTCGATGATTCGAAAAAAAAGCGGCAATATTATCGTCATCTCTTCCATTTGGGGGCTGGCAGGAGCGTCGTGCGAAGTCGTATATTCGATGGTGAAAGGTGGACAAAATACGCTTATAAAAGCATTGGCAAAAGAGTTGGCGCCAAGCGGTATTCGCGTGAACGCCGTTGCGCCGGGTGCGATTCGGACAGAGATGTTACAATCATTTAGTGAAACAGAGTTACAACAGATGGCAGAAGACATCCCGCTCGGTCGCATCGGTGAACCGAACGAAGTGGCGCAAACAGTGTCATTTTTACTTTCCGATGCTGCCTCTTACATTACAGGGCAAATCATCAGCGTCAACGGAGGATGGTATTGTTAGCTAGAGAAAAAAGAACGTATATTTTGGCGCGAAGACGGCAAACTATACATGAAACTGAATAGAGGAGGGAGAATATGTCTGTATTAGACAACTTCGATCAATGGAAAGACTTTTTAGGCGATCGCTTGCAACAGGCAAAGCAACAGGGATTAAACCAAGAAGTGATCTCCGATGTTGCGTATCAAATCGGGGACTATCTAGCAAAACAAGTTGACCCGAAAACACCTGAAGAACGATTGCTTTCCGACTTATGGAGCGTAGCGGATGAGCGCGAACAACACGCGATTGCGAACATGATGGTAAAATTAGTGCAACAAAAATAAGAGAGGGCATTCCTCTCTTTTTTCATGGACAAGAAACGTTCCCTTTTCTGTTGCGTTTCTTATTGATATTATAGTAGTATGAACTTATCATATGATACGTGTCTCCTTCGGCAAGGGAGGGAATAGGATGGGGAAGCAAGAGTGGTATTTAGAATATGAAATTCACATTAATCGCCCAGGATTGTTAGGGGATATTTCGTCACTACTAGGGATGCTGTCCATTAATATTGTCACGATTAATGGTGTTCATGATTCCCGCCGTGGTATGTTGTTGCGTTGCGACAATAACGAACAAATTGAGCGGCTTGCATCGATTTTACGAACAATGGATAACATAACCATTACAAAGCTAAGACAGCCAAAGTTGCTCGACCGTCTAGCCGTGCGGCACGGTCGCTACATTCAGCGCGATGCGGACGATAAAAAGACATTTCGGTTTGTTCGGGATGAACTTGGACTTTTAGTCGATTTTATGGCAGAGATTTTCAAACAAGAAGGGCATAAACTTATTGGGATTCGCGGTATGCCGCGCGTCGGAAAGACGGAATCGATTGTTGCTGCGAGTGTTTGTGCGAATAAACGATGGCTTTTTGTTTCATCGACGCTCATTAAGCAGACGGTTCGCAGCCAACTCATTGAAGACGAATATAGCGAAAATAATATTTTTATCATTGACGGAATCGTTTCGACGCGCCGCGCCAATGAACGGCATTGGCAGCTGATTCGTGAGCTGATGCGTTTAGAAGCAACAAAAGTTGTCGAGCATCCGGATATTTTTGTGCGCCACACAGAGTATACGCTTGATGATTTTGACTATATTATTGAACTACGTAACCATCCATCCGAAGAAATTACATACGATGTCGTCGAGCAACAGTCGTTGTTTTCGCCTGACGGATTTTCGGGGTTTGACTTTTAACAAAATGGAAGGTGTTATCGTTGACAGAGCTAGGGAAACGGTTAAAAGAGGCGAGAGAAGCGAAAAAAATCAGTTTGGATGAACTGCAACAAATGACAAAAATTCAAAAGCGCTATCTAATCGGCATTGAAGAAGGAAATTACGCGATCATGCCGGGTAACTTTTATGTGCGCGCATTTATTAAACAATACGCAGAAGCAGTCGGGCTAGATGCCGAGGAAATTTTCCATGAATATGCACACGAAATTCCGGCGACGCAGCACGATGAATTGCCGGAACAGCTTTCCCGCGTGAAAAGCCGACAACAACTAACGACGAAATATGATAAGTGGCTTGCTTTGTTGCCGAAAGTGTTGGTGGCTGTAGCTCTGATTGGTGTGGCAGTGATGGTTTGGATGTTTTTGCAAAGCCGAAGCGCCACCGAAGAGCCGAACCCACAGACGACGAATAGCTCAACAGAAGTGGAGCAGTCGAAAAATTCTCCACTTGAAAAAGCGGTCGAGAAACAAAAACAAAAGAAAGAAGAGGAAAAACAGCAAGAAGAAAACAAGACGAACGAATCAACTGCTACTACTTTAGCGGTAACCGAAACGAAAGGAAATACCGCAACGATTGAAGTGACTGCTAGCCAATTCCAACTAGAGCTTACGTCAAAAGGCGCTTCGTGGGTGGAAGTATTTAACGGGAAAGGTCATTCGTTTTATAAAGGAACGTTGCAAAATGGACAAACACAATCGTTTGATTTAACATCGGAAACGGAAGTGGTTGTGAAAATCGGACGGACGTTAGATGTGGAAATAAAAGTGAACGGACAGCTGTTTACGTACCCAATCGATCCGACCAAAGTAGTGTATCAAAAACTGAAGTTTATCGTGAAAAAGTCGTAAGTCATCTATTCGTTTAGATGACTTTTACATGTTTGACAGCGGAGGTATTAATGGTGAATTTGCCAAATAAAATTACAGTAGCACGTATTACGCTTATCCCTCTTTTCTTACTTGTGATGGTTGTGCCGTTTCATTGGGGCACTGTTGATATGGGAACGGAGTCTGTTCCCGTCACTCATCTTGTCGGCGCAGCGATTTTTATTATTGCATCTGCGACCGATTGGTTAGATGGGTATTATGCTCGAAAATACCAACTTATAACAAATTTAGGGAAGTTTTTAGATCCGCTTGCGGATAAATTGCTTGTGTCGGCAGCCCTCATTGTGCTTGTTGAGCTGCATTATGCGCCGGCATGGATGGTCATTGTCATTATTAGCCGCGAGTTTGCGGTGACAGGTCTTCGGCTTGTATTGGCGGGAGAAGGGGAAGTAGTGGCAGCGAACATGCTTGGAAAAATTAAGACGTGGACGCAAATTGTTGCGATTTCGGCACTATTGCTTCACAATTGGCCGTTTGCTTACTTTTCGTTTCCGTTTGCCGATTTAGCGCTATGGGTGGCTGTTATTTTTACCATTTGGTCAGGATGGGATTATTTCGCGAAAAACAAACACGCGTTTTTGCATTCGAAATAAAAGGGGATGGATTATGTGAATGCCGAATTGATTGCGGTCGGTTCAGAATTGTTGCTTGGACAAATTGCGAATACGAACGCACAATTTTTGTCGCAGCAACTAGCCGAGTTAGGGATTAACGTTTATTTTCATACGGTTGTCGGCGACAATGTCCACCGACTAGAACAGGCGGTGAACATTGCACAAACTCGGGCAAATTTAATTATTTTTACCGGTGGGCTCGGTCCGACGAAAGATGACTTGACGAAGGAGACAATTGCGCGCATAGTAAAGCGGGAGCTTGTAATCGATGAAGAAGCGCTTCGTTCGATTGAAGCATATTACGCTCGTACAAAGCGGACGATGACGGAAAACAATAAAAAGCAGGCGCTCGTGTTAAGCGGTTCGGTCGTATTGAAAAACGACTATGGGATGGCGCCAGGGATGGCATTAACCGTAGACGGTATAACGTATATGTTGCTTCCAGGTCCGCCAAAAGAAATGAACCCGATGTTTATTCGCTATGCTCGCCCGTTTTTGCTTGGAAAGCTAAAGCAGCATGAACGCATCGAGTCGCGCGTGCTGCGCTTTTTTGGCATTGGGGAGTCACAGCTAGAAACGGAAATTGAAGATTTGCTGGAGCGACAATCCAATCCGACGATTGCACCGCTAGCTGGCGATGGGGAAGTGACATTGCGGCTAACAGCGAAGCATTCGTCCGCTATTGAGGCGCAAAAGCTACTGGATGAAACAGAACAGGCGATTGTCAAACGGGTCGGCCAATATTTATATGGCTATAATGAAGATACACTGTTTACAAAACTGATGGAACGGTTAAACGCGCACGGAAAGACGATTGCAGCGGCAGAAAGCTTAACGGGCGGTCGGTTTACAGCTGAACTGACGGTCATTCCTAGCGCCTCGAAAGCGGTGAAAGGCGGGATTGTTTGTTATACGAATGAAGTAAAAGAACGAGTGTTGTTCATCCCTTCTGAAATATTGGAAACAGCGGGAGCCGTCAGTGAGCAATGCGCTAAGCTCCTTGCAGAGCATGTGCGCAACGTTTGCCAAGCAGACATCGGTATTAGTTTTACCGGCGTGGCAGGACCAGATCCGCTCGAAGGAAAGCAAGCAGGCACGGTATATATCGGTATAGCAACCGCAGGACAGGAAACAGAAGTGCATGCTCTTATGCTTGCTGGCGACCGAGAAACGATTCGCACGCGCGCCATTAAATATGGTTGTTTTGCAGTGCTTAAGCGATTAGCAGCCGCCGTATAGGTGGCTGTTTTTTCCATAAGAAACATAAAAAAGGCTCTTCACCAAAAGTTGTACTTGATTTTTTCATAACATGCCCCACTTACGCTTGAGTAAATCAATAATTTTTGCACATCCTTGTTCAGGAGAACGTATCGCTTGTCAAGCACATGTTGTGGTGATGAACCATAAAAAATAACGAATGGATGTTCGTTTTTTTCTTGGCAAAGGACAGAAAACGCGATATAGTAGTAGGTAGTAACCGATAAGGAGGAATAGAAAATGAATCAAGACCGCCAAGCGGCCTTGGAACAGGCGCTCAAGCAAATTGAAAAGCAGTTTGGTAAAGGTTCGATTATGAAACTTGGGGAGCAAGCTGAACGGCAAATTTCCACCATCTCAAGCGGCTCGCTTGCGCTCGATATCGCTTTAGGTGTGGGCGGATATCCGCGAGGACGAATCGTCGAAATTTATGGACCAGAATCTTCAGGGAAAACGACCGTTGCCCTTCATGCGATTGCAGAAGTACAAAAACAAGGCGGCCAAGCAGCGTTCATTGACGCAGAGCATGCGCTTGATCCAATATATGCTAAAAACCTAGGCGTCAATATCGACGAATTGCTCCTTTCCCAACCGGACACAGGAGAACAAGCGCTCGAAATTGCAGAGGCGCTTGTCAGAAGCGGTGCGGTAGATATTATCGTTATTGATTCAGTGGCAGCGCTTGTTCCGAAAGCGGAAATCGAAGGGGATATGGGCGACTCCCATGTCGGTTTGCAGGCACGTTTAATGTCACAAGCGCTACGGAAACTCTCTGGCGCGATCAACAAATCGAAAACAATTGCTATCTTTATTAACCAAATTCGCGAAAAAGTAGGAGTGATGTTTGGAAACCCGGAAACAACCCCGGGGGGAAGAGCGCTCAAGTTTTACGCTTCCGTTCGTTTAGAAGTGCGCCGTGCTGAACAAATCAAACAAGGCAATGATATGGTTGGAAACAAAACGAAAATTAAAGTAGTAAAAAATAAAGTTGCCCCTCCATTTAAAACTGCTGATGTTGATATCATGTATGGCGAAGGAATTTCTCGCGAAGGTGAAATTATTGACATGGGTTCTGAACTTGACATTATTCAAAAGAGCGGTTCATGGTATTCGTATAAAGACGAACGTCTTGGCCAGGGCCGCGAAAATGCCAAACAGTTTTTAAAAGAAAACCCGCATATTGCAGAGGAAATTGCGAAAGAAATTCGCGACCATTATGGTGTAGACGCAGTGCGTGTAGCAAGCACAGCAAACGACCAACAAGACGAACTCGACTTTTTCGAAGAATAAAGAAAATGAGAACAGACCGTAAAAAAACGTGGTCTGTTCTTATTTTTTTAACATCTTTCCGAA contains these protein-coding regions:
- a CDS encoding helix-turn-helix domain-containing protein, with product MTELGKRLKEAREAKKISLDELQQMTKIQKRYLIGIEEGNYAIMPGNFYVRAFIKQYAEAVGLDAEEIFHEYAHEIPATQHDELPEQLSRVKSRQQLTTKYDKWLALLPKVLVAVALIGVAVMVWMFLQSRSATEEPNPQTTNSSTEVEQSKNSPLEKAVEKQKQKKEEEKQQEENKTNESTATTLAVTETKGNTATIEVTASQFQLELTSKGASWVEVFNGKGHSFYKGTLQNGQTQSFDLTSETEVVVKIGRTLDVEIKVNGQLFTYPIDPTKVVYQKLKFIVKKS
- the pgsA gene encoding CDP-diacylglycerol--glycerol-3-phosphate 3-phosphatidyltransferase, with protein sequence MNLPNKITVARITLIPLFLLVMVVPFHWGTVDMGTESVPVTHLVGAAIFIIASATDWLDGYYARKYQLITNLGKFLDPLADKLLVSAALIVLVELHYAPAWMVIVIISREFAVTGLRLVLAGEGEVVAANMLGKIKTWTQIVAISALLLHNWPFAYFSFPFADLALWVAVIFTIWSGWDYFAKNKHAFLHSK
- a CDS encoding competence/damage-inducible protein A, whose protein sequence is MNAELIAVGSELLLGQIANTNAQFLSQQLAELGINVYFHTVVGDNVHRLEQAVNIAQTRANLIIFTGGLGPTKDDLTKETIARIVKRELVIDEEALRSIEAYYARTKRTMTENNKKQALVLSGSVVLKNDYGMAPGMALTVDGITYMLLPGPPKEMNPMFIRYARPFLLGKLKQHERIESRVLRFFGIGESQLETEIEDLLERQSNPTIAPLAGDGEVTLRLTAKHSSAIEAQKLLDETEQAIVKRVGQYLYGYNEDTLFTKLMERLNAHGKTIAAAESLTGGRFTAELTVIPSASKAVKGGIVCYTNEVKERVLFIPSEILETAGAVSEQCAKLLAEHVRNVCQADIGISFTGVAGPDPLEGKQAGTVYIGIATAGQETEVHALMLAGDRETIRTRAIKYGCFAVLKRLAAAV
- the recA gene encoding recombinase RecA, yielding MNQDRQAALEQALKQIEKQFGKGSIMKLGEQAERQISTISSGSLALDIALGVGGYPRGRIVEIYGPESSGKTTVALHAIAEVQKQGGQAAFIDAEHALDPIYAKNLGVNIDELLLSQPDTGEQALEIAEALVRSGAVDIIVIDSVAALVPKAEIEGDMGDSHVGLQARLMSQALRKLSGAINKSKTIAIFINQIREKVGVMFGNPETTPGGRALKFYASVRLEVRRAEQIKQGNDMVGNKTKIKVVKNKVAPPFKTADVDIMYGEGISREGEIIDMGSELDIIQKSGSWYSYKDERLGQGRENAKQFLKENPHIAEEIAKEIRDHYGVDAVRVASTANDQQDELDFFEE